One stretch of Segatella copri DNA includes these proteins:
- a CDS encoding DUF5597 domain-containing protein — protein MNKIVLSFLALLCCINIQAGVKLQKQGSATQLVVNDKPMLLLAGELSNSAATSPADIRKALKQMKNSGVNSVFVPAYWEFVEPNEGKYDFALVDSIITTARKHDLKIVFLWFGAWKNSMSCYAPLWVKENTKRFPRSLTENSKPLEICTAFSDNLLQADKRAFCELMKHIKAVDSQENTVIMMQVENEIGMLESARDHSPLAEKAYRQPVPAPLLKALKLKKKGTWAEVFGTGRYADEKFQAYYYAKYVEQLASAGKAIYNIPMYVNAAMNSRGRKPGEYPSAGPLAHLINIWKCGAPSIDIFAPDIYDTGYKGWVEKYKRADNPFFTPEVKCDINSGAKAYYTFGETDAISFSPFALDEANYKVKNSLRRSYKVIDQLSPILLQHQGKGKNWGLLFDQKDKERIIEDGDITMTCRHFFTLPWDPRATDGSKWPEGGGLILKLAKNEYIIAGNGIVVVFQSKTEKAQAEEKKLGEDGFADNGGTETKKQTATFKGKRIGIGYVDQVLVDENGKLQFIRRDNGDQDHQGRHARISCDDNKILHIKLYEY, from the coding sequence ATGAATAAGATTGTATTATCTTTTCTTGCATTATTATGCTGCATCAACATACAAGCTGGAGTGAAACTGCAGAAGCAAGGCTCTGCAACCCAGCTTGTTGTCAATGACAAGCCGATGCTTCTCCTGGCTGGTGAGTTGAGCAACTCAGCCGCAACGAGTCCTGCCGACATCAGGAAAGCATTGAAACAGATGAAGAATAGCGGAGTCAACTCCGTCTTCGTTCCTGCATATTGGGAATTTGTAGAACCTAATGAGGGCAAATATGATTTTGCACTTGTAGACAGCATCATTACAACAGCCCGTAAGCATGACTTGAAGATTGTCTTCCTATGGTTCGGTGCCTGGAAGAACTCCATGAGCTGCTATGCTCCACTATGGGTAAAGGAAAACACCAAGCGTTTCCCTCGTTCACTCACAGAGAACAGCAAGCCATTAGAGATATGCACAGCCTTCAGCGATAACCTGCTTCAAGCAGACAAGCGAGCATTCTGCGAACTGATGAAGCACATTAAAGCAGTTGACAGTCAGGAGAATACCGTTATCATGATGCAGGTAGAAAACGAAATCGGCATGCTAGAATCTGCCCGCGACCACTCTCCTCTTGCTGAAAAAGCTTACAGACAACCCGTTCCTGCTCCATTGCTCAAGGCACTCAAGCTCAAGAAGAAAGGTACATGGGCAGAAGTTTTCGGAACAGGCCGTTATGCTGACGAGAAATTCCAAGCATATTATTATGCCAAGTATGTAGAGCAGCTAGCCTCAGCAGGCAAAGCCATCTACAATATTCCGATGTATGTAAATGCTGCAATGAACAGCCGTGGCAGAAAACCAGGCGAATATCCTTCTGCCGGACCACTTGCCCATCTGATTAATATCTGGAAATGCGGTGCACCAAGTATCGACATCTTTGCACCAGACATCTATGATACCGGTTACAAGGGATGGGTAGAGAAATACAAGCGTGCCGACAATCCTTTCTTCACTCCAGAAGTGAAGTGCGATATCAATAGCGGCGCAAAGGCTTACTATACCTTTGGTGAAACAGATGCTATCAGCTTCAGTCCGTTTGCTCTCGATGAAGCTAACTACAAGGTGAAGAACAGTCTCAGACGTTCATATAAGGTTATCGACCAACTCTCTCCTATCCTGCTCCAGCATCAGGGAAAGGGAAAAAACTGGGGATTACTCTTCGACCAGAAAGACAAAGAACGCATCATCGAAGATGGAGATATCACCATGACTTGCCGTCATTTCTTCACGCTACCATGGGATCCACGTGCTACAGATGGAAGCAAATGGCCTGAAGGCGGCGGATTGATTCTGAAACTCGCCAAGAACGAATACATCATAGCAGGTAATGGAATTGTCGTAGTCTTCCAAAGCAAGACTGAAAAAGCGCAAGCTGAAGAAAAGAAACTCGGTGAGGACGGATTTGCTGACAACGGTGGAACCGAAACAAAGAAACAAACCGCTACTTTCAAAGGCAAGCGTATCGGTATCGGATATGTTGACCAGGTTCTAGTAGACGAAAACGGCAAATTACAGTTTATCCGCCGTGACAACGGCGACCAGGACCACCAGGGACGCCATGCCCGCATCTCATGTGACGATAATAAAATTCTCCACATCAAGCTGTACGAATACTAA
- a CDS encoding alpha-glucuronidase produces the protein MKKYLILLFTVLTSLHVSAQSDGSQLWLGKQYANSCQVISQLPDDATAKIAKQELENNWRGKNVELKIDKSLNLGEGYNIYARPAQQGDNIQYEATITASNPIGLLYGAYELIRLQNTDAYNTGSGNQQNFSKAIDETEKPQVGLRILNHWDNLDGSIERGYAGKSIFKWEEIKLGKNGKGGSISKSLHDRLITYARANASLGINGSVLNNVNASPKMMTAEYINKVKVIANILRPYGIRVYLSINFASPMALGYTKTADPLDKKVQQWWKKKAKEIYATIPDFGGFLVKANSEGQPGPGDYHRTHADGANMLADAVKPYGGIIMWRSFVYGANHKGEDRVKQAVSEFKGMDGKFRDNVILQSKNGPLDFQPREPYAPIFDNIKQTPQIAELQITQEYLGQSKHLTYLAPMWKEFFGFVNPDRLVGISGVANIGDDANWCGHPFSQANWYAFGRLAWNPSLTAEEIAHEWLVQTYENQDEKFTKPVEMMMMTSREACVNYMMPLGLHHIFKFDHHYGPEPDGFIASYPLEWCPVYYHKADAQGVGFDRSSKGTDAVGQYPEPYRSLYDNIKTCPEEYLLWFHHVPWTYKMKSGSTLWQELCMKYNMGVAMVEVYRDFWHTSAKQYMKGHEQEWQHTDSLLNVQLENAKEWRNTCLKYFQTFSKMKIYE, from the coding sequence ATGAAGAAATACCTCATTTTATTATTTACGGTACTTACATCACTCCATGTTTCTGCACAGAGTGATGGTTCACAGTTATGGCTCGGAAAGCAGTATGCTAACTCATGCCAAGTCATCTCACAGTTGCCTGATGATGCAACAGCCAAGATTGCCAAGCAGGAGTTAGAAAACAACTGGCGTGGCAAGAATGTTGAGCTCAAGATAGACAAGAGTCTCAACCTGGGCGAGGGCTATAACATCTACGCCCGTCCTGCACAGCAAGGCGACAACATTCAGTACGAAGCAACTATCACCGCCAGCAATCCTATCGGTTTGCTCTATGGTGCCTACGAGTTAATTCGACTTCAGAACACTGATGCCTACAACACAGGTAGCGGTAATCAGCAGAACTTCAGCAAAGCTATTGATGAGACCGAGAAGCCACAAGTGGGTCTCCGCATCCTCAACCATTGGGATAATCTCGATGGCAGCATCGAACGTGGCTATGCCGGAAAGAGCATCTTCAAATGGGAAGAAATCAAACTCGGCAAAAACGGTAAGGGCGGCAGCATCAGTAAGAGTCTGCACGACCGTCTTATCACCTACGCCCGTGCCAACGCCTCTTTGGGCATCAACGGCAGCGTACTCAACAATGTAAACGCATCGCCAAAGATGATGACGGCTGAATATATTAATAAGGTGAAAGTCATCGCCAACATTCTGCGTCCTTATGGCATCCGGGTATACCTCAGCATCAACTTCGCTTCGCCTATGGCATTGGGCTATACCAAGACTGCCGACCCACTGGATAAGAAGGTTCAGCAGTGGTGGAAGAAGAAGGCAAAGGAGATATATGCTACCATCCCAGACTTTGGCGGTTTCCTCGTAAAAGCCAATTCTGAAGGACAGCCTGGTCCTGGCGATTACCACCGCACACATGCCGATGGAGCCAACATGCTTGCCGACGCCGTCAAACCATACGGAGGCATCATCATGTGGCGAAGCTTTGTATATGGTGCTAACCATAAGGGAGAAGACCGTGTAAAGCAAGCTGTCAGCGAATTCAAAGGTATGGATGGAAAGTTCCGTGACAATGTAATCCTACAGTCAAAGAATGGTCCGCTCGACTTCCAGCCACGTGAACCATACGCTCCAATCTTCGACAACATCAAACAGACTCCTCAGATAGCAGAACTTCAGATTACCCAGGAATATCTTGGTCAGTCTAAGCACCTCACCTATCTCGCTCCTATGTGGAAGGAATTCTTTGGCTTTGTTAATCCAGACAGACTGGTTGGAATCTCAGGTGTAGCCAATATCGGTGATGATGCCAACTGGTGCGGTCATCCGTTCTCTCAGGCTAACTGGTATGCTTTCGGCAGATTGGCATGGAATCCTTCACTTACAGCTGAAGAGATTGCTCATGAATGGCTCGTACAGACCTACGAAAACCAGGACGAGAAGTTCACCAAACCTGTAGAGATGATGATGATGACCTCACGTGAAGCTTGTGTCAACTATATGATGCCTTTGGGCTTACATCATATCTTCAAGTTCGACCACCACTACGGTCCGGAGCCAGATGGTTTCATCGCAAGTTATCCTTTGGAATGGTGTCCGGTTTATTATCACAAGGCAGATGCTCAGGGTGTAGGTTTCGACCGCTCATCCAAAGGTACAGATGCCGTTGGTCAGTACCCAGAACCATATCGCAGTCTGTATGATAACATCAAGACCTGTCCTGAAGAATATCTTCTCTGGTTCCACCATGTGCCTTGGACTTACAAGATGAAATCAGGCAGCACCCTCTGGCAGGAACTCTGCATGAAGTACAACATGGGTGTAGCGATGGTAGAAGTTTACCGCGATTTCTGGCATACCTCAGCCAAGCAGTATATGAAGGGGCATGAGCAGGAATGGCAACATACAGACTCTCTGCTCAATGTACAGTTGGAGAATGCAAAGGAATGGCGCAATACCTGTCTCAAGTATTTTCAAACCTTTTCAAAAATGAAGATCTATGAATAA
- a CDS encoding hybrid sensor histidine kinase/response regulator transcription factor produces the protein MKYTKHCLTAFMAIIISLMVWADSGELFISGKLSSSLINCMVQDKYGYIWVGTEYGLSKFDGYRFTNYLHNEEDTTSITDNIISDLLVDKKGNLWIGCAKGLMRYNYETNDFARLQFPDGRKPRIYSMVESHNGDILLGTAGYGLYSVKDRNTRKGTDHLFAIRQERQYAERDSDVFFTHIYEDKHHYLWQSSHLSIFTRFIKKQGKVQRKDFKSPCGAPVAFIQHRPQAMLIVCMYGIVYYDYRTGRIADAGYDFGGYQNNVTINNATFDHEGNLYISTSEHGVLMIRKGSNRVEQLENSNSSFNLATAFVNDIIEDKDNNLWIGCYKKGLYLINQRQQAFNSWSFSAQNYIIGSSVSSIAQGENGETWCTVQNSGVFCFDASGKIIAHPQSPAGTCIIYKDRRGDYWISNGSALYSYNPHTGTYQQKLTFTSAGIYCMTDDAQGNLYISVYSKGLYIYNVESGKVTVLNMQQRGDKGFLCNDWVRSMALDHTGHLWIGTSNGVSCLNTRTLSFKDFGWHNILKDRQANGICEGKNGDIIIGTEEGLYLFDRKSNKTKNFPHAEALKGKQVCSIIKDRKGDLWVSTTMGIWQYEQKDRQFIGHINGNGLTTREYVLGSSMHTASDLIAFGTSDGITTFYPDVVRAKKMELGDVHLTNFIIDGKPINCMVKDFSIPYSQNSFTLEFSLLNYRNTDNISFQYRINDGKWNSTNEGANAVAFNKLKPGDYTLEVRATSNGRYSKNPTIINIKVCDPWYASPEAYLLYILIIVSVILYVIYTYERRRKADLEETKMQFLINATHDIRSPLTLIMGPLNKLKTRLTDAESKQDIDTIDRNAQRLLLLVNQILDERKIDKNQMHLHCQETPLKDFLHGIVSLYRFNAQERNITLSLKEDESLSSDKDKLKVWIDRINFDKVISNLLSNAMKYTFDGGEITVIIGKDEKNAIIRVEDTGIGLKEEKTDRLFERFYQGNNSSGLHIEGTGIGLNLCKAFVEMHGGKIKAYNRTDGIKGSCFEVSIPLGNSHLQPGEILEEEDKKEQEITKKKVQANRNFNILIVDDDSEIAQYIKTELSDWYRFEHACNGKEGLKMLLTGKYDLVISDVMMPEMDGITMLKNIKSNSNISDIPVILLTSKSEVEQRLEGLRRGADAFLAKPFDMEELHILIDNLVDNVRRIRGKYSGAQGQKAKIEQIQVKGNNDALMERVMKYINAHLADPDLNVEKLTEEVGISRAQLHRKLKEIAGVSAGEFIRNLRLEQAARLIEEGQINITQVAYSVGFNNQTHFSTVFKKHYGMSPSEYAETKRNEK, from the coding sequence ATGAAATATACGAAACATTGCCTCACGGCATTTATGGCTATCATCATTTCGCTCATGGTATGGGCAGACAGTGGTGAACTTTTCATATCGGGCAAACTGTCAAGTTCGCTCATCAACTGCATGGTGCAGGATAAATACGGATATATCTGGGTGGGAACCGAATACGGACTCAGCAAGTTTGACGGCTACCGCTTTACCAACTATCTGCACAACGAAGAAGACACAACCTCCATTACCGACAACATTATCTCCGACCTGCTGGTAGATAAGAAAGGTAATCTGTGGATAGGTTGTGCCAAGGGACTGATGCGCTATAATTATGAGACGAACGATTTCGCCCGTCTCCAGTTTCCTGATGGCAGAAAGCCACGTATCTATTCTATGGTAGAAAGTCACAATGGCGATATCCTGCTGGGTACAGCAGGATATGGTCTCTATTCTGTAAAAGACAGAAATACCCGGAAAGGAACCGATCATCTTTTCGCTATCAGACAGGAAAGGCAATACGCTGAGCGCGATTCTGATGTATTCTTTACTCATATCTATGAAGATAAGCATCATTATCTCTGGCAGAGTAGCCACCTTTCTATCTTTACCCGTTTCATCAAGAAACAAGGCAAGGTGCAGCGCAAAGACTTCAAATCGCCATGCGGAGCACCTGTGGCTTTCATCCAGCATCGTCCGCAGGCCATGCTCATCGTCTGCATGTATGGCATCGTCTATTATGATTACCGGACAGGCCGCATCGCTGATGCCGGCTACGACTTTGGCGGTTATCAGAATAATGTAACCATCAACAATGCTACCTTCGACCACGAAGGCAACCTTTATATCAGTACCTCTGAACATGGTGTTCTCATGATCAGAAAGGGAAGCAACAGGGTAGAACAGTTGGAGAACAGCAACAGCAGTTTCAATCTGGCTACCGCCTTCGTCAACGATATCATCGAAGATAAGGACAACAATCTCTGGATAGGCTGTTACAAGAAAGGTCTGTATCTGATTAACCAGCGCCAGCAGGCTTTCAACAGCTGGAGCTTTTCGGCACAGAACTACATCATCGGAAGCAGCGTTTCATCTATTGCACAAGGCGAGAATGGTGAAACATGGTGTACGGTACAGAACAGTGGTGTGTTCTGTTTTGACGCTTCAGGCAAGATTATCGCCCATCCCCAGTCACCTGCCGGTACCTGCATCATCTATAAAGACCGACGTGGCGATTACTGGATCAGCAATGGCAGCGCACTCTACAGCTACAACCCTCATACAGGTACATACCAGCAGAAACTCACCTTTACCAGCGCCGGCATCTACTGTATGACCGACGATGCACAGGGCAACCTCTACATTTCTGTATACAGCAAAGGCCTATATATATATAATGTGGAAAGCGGCAAGGTTACCGTTCTGAATATGCAGCAAAGAGGCGATAAAGGATTTCTCTGCAACGACTGGGTGCGAAGCATGGCGCTCGACCATACAGGCCATTTATGGATAGGAACCTCTAATGGAGTTTCCTGTCTCAATACCCGAACACTCAGTTTCAAGGATTTCGGATGGCACAATATTCTGAAAGACAGACAGGCAAATGGTATCTGCGAAGGAAAGAACGGCGATATTATCATCGGTACGGAAGAAGGACTCTATCTGTTTGACAGAAAGAGCAACAAGACGAAGAACTTCCCTCATGCAGAAGCGTTGAAAGGCAAGCAGGTCTGCAGCATCATCAAAGACAGGAAGGGTGACTTGTGGGTAAGTACAACCATGGGCATCTGGCAGTATGAACAGAAGGACAGACAGTTTATCGGGCACATCAACGGCAACGGACTTACTACCCGTGAGTACGTGCTGGGCTCTTCCATGCATACCGCCAGCGACCTTATCGCCTTCGGAACCAGTGATGGTATCACAACCTTCTATCCTGACGTTGTCAGAGCCAAGAAGATGGAACTGGGAGATGTACATCTCACCAACTTCATCATCGACGGAAAGCCAATCAACTGTATGGTCAAAGACTTCAGCATTCCTTACTCCCAGAATTCATTCACTCTGGAGTTCTCGCTGCTCAACTACAGGAACACCGACAATATCAGTTTCCAATACCGCATCAACGACGGCAAATGGAACAGCACCAATGAGGGAGCCAATGCCGTAGCATTCAACAAGTTGAAACCGGGCGACTATACGCTGGAGGTGAGAGCTACCAGCAATGGCAGATATTCCAAGAATCCTACCATCATCAACATCAAGGTATGCGACCCTTGGTATGCATCACCCGAGGCATATCTCCTCTATATCCTGATCATAGTAAGCGTCATCCTGTATGTCATCTACACATACGAGCGCCGCCGCAAGGCAGACCTGGAAGAGACCAAGATGCAGTTCCTCATCAATGCTACCCACGATATCCGCTCGCCGCTGACATTAATCATGGGGCCGCTCAACAAGCTGAAAACAAGATTAACAGATGCCGAAAGCAAACAGGATATCGATACCATCGACCGCAATGCCCAGCGCCTCCTGCTTCTGGTAAACCAGATACTTGATGAGCGAAAGATAGACAAGAACCAGATGCATCTCCATTGCCAGGAGACTCCGCTCAAGGATTTCCTGCATGGCATCGTATCGCTCTACCGCTTCAATGCACAGGAGCGCAACATCACCCTTTCGCTCAAAGAAGACGAAAGCCTCAGCAGCGATAAAGACAAGCTGAAGGTTTGGATAGACCGCATCAACTTCGACAAGGTTATCTCCAACCTGCTCTCCAATGCCATGAAGTATACCTTTGATGGCGGCGAGATTACTGTTATCATAGGCAAAGACGAAAAGAATGCCATCATCAGGGTAGAAGATACAGGCATCGGACTGAAAGAAGAGAAGACCGACCGCCTCTTCGAACGTTTCTATCAGGGAAACAACAGCAGCGGTCTCCATATCGAAGGAACCGGTATCGGGCTCAACCTCTGTAAGGCATTTGTAGAAATGCACGGAGGCAAAATCAAGGCCTACAACCGTACCGACGGCATCAAGGGTTCCTGCTTCGAAGTAAGCATTCCGCTGGGCAACAGCCATCTGCAGCCAGGCGAGATACTGGAAGAAGAAGACAAGAAGGAGCAGGAGATTACCAAAAAGAAAGTACAGGCTAACCGCAACTTCAATATCCTGATAGTTGACGATGACAGCGAGATTGCCCAATACATCAAGACAGAACTGAGCGACTGGTACCGCTTTGAGCATGCCTGCAACGGCAAGGAAGGTTTGAAGATGCTGCTCACCGGCAAGTACGACCTCGTGATAAGCGATGTGATGATGCCGGAGATGGATGGAATCACCATGCTCAAGAACATCAAGAGTAACAGCAACATCAGCGATATTCCAGTCATCCTGCTCACCTCGAAGAGCGAGGTGGAACAGCGGTTGGAGGGACTTCGCAGAGGAGCCGATGCTTTCCTGGCAAAGCCTTTCGACATGGAAGAGCTGCATATCCTTATCGACAACCTGGTGGATAATGTGCGACGTATCCGCGGCAAATACAGCGGAGCACAGGGTCAGAAGGCGAAAATTGAGCAGATTCAGGTAAAGGGCAACAACGATGCCCTGATGGAACGCGTGATGAAATATATCAACGCCCACCTTGCCGATCCCGACCTCAATGTAGAGAAACTTACCGAGGAGGTAGGCATCAGCCGCGCACAGCTCCACCGTAAGCTGAAGGAGATTGCTGGTGTTTCTGCCGGAGAATTTATCCGTAACCTCCGACTGGAACAGGCGGCACGACTCATCGAAGAGGGGCAGATTAATATCACGCAGGTAGCCTACTCTGTAGGTTTCAACAACCAGACCCACTTCTCTACCGTGTTCAAAAAACACTATGGCATGTCGCCTAGCGAGTATGCTGAAACAAAGAGAAATGAGAAATAA
- a CDS encoding SGNH/GDSL hydrolase family protein, which translates to MNRQAIKILSLALVLATSGSVAFAQKVWKGSWATAVEWTGKGDMPKESLSNRSCRQIVHVSFGGEELRVKLSNEQSKEPVEIKSVYIADTDKDSNWFVNGKTVKYLKFNGKKNVTIAPGKAIFSDDLKYALKSGQRLTITIDYGKQTPVNATSHRGSRTTSYIVNGLHRTPKPMDKSFDDGEEVDHWYNLSAIDVKTDKATPVVAILGNSITDGRGSTTNHQNRWTDFLSDALNAEKPYGVLNLGIGGNCVVQGGLSEPAMKRFDRDILGQAGVDKLIIFEGTNDIGCCGENYEHVTDTLIACYKVLIAKAKAKGIKVYGGTITPTKGNGWYSYWHEAMRQTVNEWIRKSGAFDEVIDFDELTRDPKDPQRLKAEYSDDWLHLNPKGYEAMGKFAAEKLK; encoded by the coding sequence ATGAATAGACAAGCAATCAAAATCTTATCGCTGGCGCTCGTATTGGCTACGTCAGGTTCTGTAGCTTTTGCTCAGAAGGTATGGAAAGGATCTTGGGCTACTGCAGTGGAATGGACTGGTAAAGGAGATATGCCTAAGGAAAGCTTGAGCAACCGTTCTTGCCGGCAGATAGTTCATGTATCTTTTGGCGGAGAGGAACTCAGAGTGAAGCTCAGCAACGAGCAGAGTAAGGAGCCGGTAGAAATCAAATCGGTGTATATTGCAGATACCGATAAGGACAGCAACTGGTTTGTGAATGGTAAGACGGTGAAGTATCTTAAATTCAATGGCAAGAAGAATGTAACCATCGCTCCAGGCAAGGCTATCTTCTCAGATGATTTGAAATATGCCTTGAAGAGTGGACAGCGCCTTACGATTACCATCGACTATGGCAAGCAGACTCCAGTGAATGCAACATCCCATCGTGGTTCACGTACCACATCTTATATAGTAAACGGTTTGCATCGTACTCCTAAACCGATGGATAAGAGTTTTGATGATGGCGAGGAGGTGGACCACTGGTACAATCTTTCCGCCATTGATGTGAAGACCGATAAGGCTACCCCTGTGGTAGCTATCCTCGGAAACTCTATTACCGATGGCCGTGGAAGTACTACTAACCATCAGAACCGCTGGACCGATTTCCTCTCGGATGCTCTGAATGCAGAGAAGCCATACGGCGTATTGAATCTCGGAATCGGTGGCAACTGCGTGGTGCAAGGTGGATTGAGCGAACCAGCCATGAAACGTTTCGACCGTGATATCCTGGGACAGGCTGGTGTAGATAAACTCATCATCTTCGAGGGAACCAACGATATCGGTTGCTGCGGCGAAAATTATGAGCATGTAACAGATACCCTGATTGCCTGCTACAAGGTGCTGATAGCGAAAGCCAAGGCAAAGGGAATCAAGGTGTATGGCGGAACCATCACCCCAACCAAGGGAAACGGCTGGTATTCTTACTGGCATGAGGCGATGCGACAGACCGTGAACGAATGGATCAGAAAAAGTGGTGCCTTCGACGAGGTCATCGATTTCGATGAGCTGACTCGCGATCCGAAAGACCCTCAGCGTCTGAAGGCTGAGTATTCTGACGACTGGCTGCATCTCAATCCGAAGGGATATGAGGCAATGGGCAAGTTTGCCGCAGAGAAATTGAAGTAA
- a CDS encoding MFS transporter: protein MEQTSVTQESKGFYKLNWLQRIGFGSGDLAQNLIYQTICMYLLFFYTDIYGLNPGVAATMFLVVRLVDVLWDPLVGTYVDKHNPRWGKYRSYLVLAGLPLTVLAILCFWNGMEGQTETIKLIYAYVTYVGLSMLYTLINVPYGALNSSLTRDTDEITILTSVRMFMANVGGLCVSAGVPILVAMLAAAKDLPIEMALFMGLGSLPSFIFMPLVPAIKKKVGKKNMFYIFLTVAIVGMVMLYIISKMGPVKDHITLVYIAQFIKSTGVIVATGYMWALIPEVISFAEYTSGKRIAGIVNALTGIFYKAGMALGGVIPGAVLAWTGYQAAAAQESNSLPTDSNAWFVAMLIFALVGFALLVFCFTQTKERVVMDEKETKNVKVSDLWTEFFHNRPLRIVALFFITAFAMMSVGNAAGAYFMNDLEQQTPLGQEGIRWLVCVIPAILLGLAMFIISKYELTDEVIDDINKKIEARHKEEN from the coding sequence ATGGAACAGACATCTGTAACACAGGAATCTAAGGGATTCTACAAACTGAATTGGCTACAACGCATCGGATTCGGATCTGGCGACTTGGCGCAAAACCTCATCTACCAGACCATCTGCATGTATCTGTTGTTCTTCTACACCGACATCTATGGACTTAATCCTGGTGTTGCTGCCACCATGTTCTTGGTGGTTCGCTTGGTCGATGTACTCTGGGACCCATTGGTGGGAACTTATGTAGATAAGCATAATCCACGTTGGGGTAAGTATCGTTCATATCTCGTCCTGGCGGGTTTGCCACTCACCGTACTTGCCATCCTCTGTTTTTGGAATGGTATGGAAGGACAGACAGAAACCATCAAACTTATCTATGCCTATGTAACATATGTAGGCTTGTCTATGCTTTATACATTGATCAATGTGCCTTACGGAGCCTTGAACTCTTCGCTGACTCGCGATACAGACGAAATAACCATTCTTACCTCTGTACGTATGTTCATGGCAAATGTGGGTGGACTCTGTGTATCGGCAGGTGTTCCAATCCTGGTAGCGATGCTCGCTGCAGCCAAGGATCTTCCTATCGAAATGGCGCTCTTCATGGGCTTGGGCTCTTTGCCATCTTTCATCTTTATGCCACTGGTTCCTGCCATCAAGAAAAAGGTGGGCAAGAAGAATATGTTCTATATCTTCCTTACTGTGGCTATCGTGGGTATGGTGATGCTTTATATCATCAGCAAGATGGGACCTGTAAAGGATCATATCACGCTGGTTTATATCGCTCAGTTCATCAAATCAACAGGTGTAATCGTAGCTACAGGATATATGTGGGCTCTGATTCCGGAGGTTATCTCTTTTGCAGAATATACCAGCGGCAAGCGTATTGCCGGTATCGTCAATGCCCTGACCGGTATCTTCTATAAGGCAGGTATGGCTCTGGGTGGCGTTATTCCTGGTGCAGTTCTTGCATGGACCGGTTATCAGGCAGCAGCTGCTCAGGAGAGCAACTCTCTTCCTACCGACAGTAATGCTTGGTTTGTTGCCATGCTGATTTTTGCCCTGGTAGGTTTCGCCCTTCTGGTATTCTGCTTTACCCAAACCAAGGAACGTGTGGTAATGGATGAGAAGGAAACCAAGAATGTAAAGGTGAGCGACCTGTGGACAGAATTTTTCCACAACCGTCCTCTCCGTATCGTGGCACTCTTCTTCATTACAGCCTTTGCCATGATGTCGGTAGGTAATGCTGCCGGTGCTTACTTCATGAACGATTTGGAGCAGCAGACTCCTCTGGGACAGGAGGGTATCCGCTGGCTGGTATGTGTGATTCCTGCCATCTTGTTGGGCTTGGCGATGTTCATCATCTCTAAATATGAGTTGACCGATGAGGTTATCGACGACATCAACAAGAAGATTGAGGCCCGACACAAGGAAGAAAACTAG